A portion of the Acidobacteriaceae bacterium genome contains these proteins:
- the leuS gene encoding leucine--tRNA ligase: MSSVENNAQARPDEVRYNPAEIEPRWQARWDADPALYRAEDHTSGKPKYYCLEMLPYPSGQLHMGHVRNYSIGDALARFMRMRGHNVLHPMGWDAFGLPAENAALKNNTPPREWTLRNIEQMKVQMRRLGLSYDWNDTELATCLPDYYRWNQWFFLRMYEKGLAYKKTSKLNWCPKCATVLANEQVIGGCCWRHEDTLVEQREMEQWFLRITHYADELLEGLDKLSGWPEKVRTMQRNWIGKSEGTEVTFAVEGGASATVFTTRVDTIFGATSLQLAPEHALVKQWATEDVELANAVDEMIAQQQAAKEAGDIGNIEKHGVFTGKHAVNPFTGETVPVWVANYILADYGTGAIMSVPGHDERDFEFATKYGLPIKRVVAPANSGGSGDDTGDLALPYIAEDEAVLVNSGEWSGEPALEAQEKMGKRAEAKGFGKRTTTFRLKDWGVSRQRYWGTPIPIIYCSEHGAVAVPESELPVLLPEKIEITQEGGSPLGKVPEFVNAPCPVCGKPARRETDTMDTFVDSSWYFYRYTDAHNSSAPFDVEKAKYWFPIDQYIGGVEHAILHLIYSRFWTKVMRDLGLIVNDEPAERLFTQGMVIKDGAKMSKSKGNVVSPDEMIARYGADATRMYALFAAPPDRDLEWQEEGVAGVARFLARVYRLAVKFAPMVTSSEHAHGDEIAASAFAAQSDTGAKLLRTLHQTIAKITEDFSGRWHFNTCIAAIMILVNEVSAAEAAIDAGDVAPATVAEIFRSLTLMLAPFAPFVAAELWEMLGGQGSVLTTPWPVANAELAKESELEVPVQANGKLIVVVKVAADADEEAIKAAALADEKVQQRLEGKQIVKTLVIKGKLVNLVVK, from the coding sequence ATGAGTTCTGTTGAAAATAACGCGCAGGCGCGCCCCGACGAAGTTCGCTATAACCCCGCAGAGATTGAACCGCGCTGGCAGGCGCGCTGGGATGCCGATCCGGCTCTCTATCGTGCGGAAGACCACACCTCTGGCAAGCCCAAGTACTACTGCCTGGAGATGCTGCCCTACCCCAGCGGCCAGTTGCACATGGGCCATGTGCGCAACTACTCCATCGGCGATGCGCTCGCTCGCTTCATGCGGATGCGCGGCCACAATGTGCTGCACCCGATGGGTTGGGACGCCTTTGGCCTGCCCGCAGAGAATGCGGCGCTGAAGAACAACACGCCTCCGCGTGAGTGGACGCTGCGCAACATTGAGCAGATGAAGGTGCAGATGCGCCGCCTCGGTCTCTCCTACGACTGGAATGATACGGAACTCGCGACCTGTCTGCCCGATTACTACCGCTGGAACCAGTGGTTCTTCCTCCGGATGTATGAGAAGGGGCTGGCGTATAAGAAGACCTCGAAGCTGAACTGGTGCCCCAAGTGCGCGACCGTTCTGGCCAACGAGCAGGTCATCGGTGGCTGCTGCTGGCGGCATGAGGACACGCTCGTCGAGCAGCGCGAGATGGAGCAGTGGTTCCTCCGCATTACGCATTACGCCGATGAGTTGCTCGAAGGCCTGGACAAGCTCTCTGGCTGGCCGGAGAAGGTGCGCACGATGCAGCGCAACTGGATCGGCAAGAGCGAAGGCACAGAGGTAACGTTCGCGGTGGAAGGCGGCGCTTCGGCGACGGTCTTCACGACGCGCGTGGACACCATCTTCGGTGCGACCTCGCTGCAGCTTGCGCCGGAACATGCCCTGGTGAAGCAGTGGGCGACTGAAGATGTGGAGCTCGCCAACGCCGTTGACGAGATGATCGCGCAGCAGCAGGCCGCGAAAGAAGCCGGCGACATCGGCAACATTGAGAAGCACGGTGTCTTTACCGGCAAGCACGCCGTGAACCCGTTCACGGGTGAGACGGTGCCGGTGTGGGTGGCCAATTACATCCTGGCCGACTACGGCACGGGCGCGATTATGAGCGTTCCGGGCCACGACGAGCGCGACTTTGAGTTTGCGACCAAGTACGGCCTGCCGATCAAGCGTGTGGTGGCTCCGGCGAACTCCGGTGGATCTGGGGATGACACCGGCGACCTCGCGCTGCCGTACATCGCAGAAGACGAAGCCGTGCTGGTGAACTCCGGTGAGTGGAGTGGCGAGCCTGCGCTCGAAGCTCAGGAAAAGATGGGCAAGCGCGCCGAGGCGAAGGGCTTTGGCAAGCGCACAACGACGTTCCGCCTGAAGGATTGGGGAGTGAGCCGTCAGCGTTACTGGGGCACGCCGATCCCGATCATCTACTGCTCGGAGCATGGCGCGGTGGCGGTCCCGGAGAGCGAACTGCCGGTGCTGCTGCCGGAGAAGATCGAGATCACGCAGGAGGGCGGCTCGCCGCTCGGCAAGGTGCCGGAGTTTGTGAATGCGCCGTGCCCGGTGTGCGGCAAGCCCGCACGCCGCGAGACGGACACGATGGACACGTTCGTGGACTCGAGCTGGTACTTCTACCGCTACACGGACGCGCACAACTCCAGTGCTCCGTTTGATGTGGAGAAGGCGAAGTACTGGTTCCCGATCGACCAGTACATTGGCGGCGTCGAGCACGCGATTCTGCACCTGATCTACTCACGCTTCTGGACGAAGGTGATGCGCGACCTCGGGCTGATTGTGAACGATGAGCCCGCCGAGCGTCTCTTTACGCAGGGTATGGTGATCAAAGACGGCGCGAAGATGTCGAAGTCCAAGGGCAACGTCGTTAGCCCGGATGAGATGATCGCTCGCTATGGTGCCGACGCTACGCGCATGTACGCGCTGTTTGCGGCGCCGCCGGACCGTGATCTGGAGTGGCAGGAAGAGGGCGTCGCCGGTGTAGCGCGCTTCCTCGCCCGCGTTTATCGCCTTGCCGTGAAGTTCGCACCGATGGTGACCTCGTCGGAGCACGCACACGGGGATGAGATCGCCGCCTCGGCGTTTGCCGCACAAAGCGACACAGGCGCGAAGCTGCTGCGCACGCTGCACCAGACGATTGCGAAGATCACCGAAGACTTCTCCGGCCGCTGGCACTTCAATACCTGCATCGCCGCGATCATGATCCTGGTGAACGAAGTTTCGGCAGCGGAAGCCGCGATCGATGCGGGGGATGTGGCTCCAGCGACGGTAGCAGAGATCTTCCGCTCCTTGACGCTGATGCTCGCGCCGTTTGCTCCGTTCGTTGCCGCAGAGCTGTGGGAGATGCTCGGCGGTCAGGGCTCTGTGCTGACGACGCCGTGGCCTGTGGCGAACGCTGAGTTGGCGAAGGAAAGCGAGCTGGAAGTGCCCGTGCAGGCTAACGGCAAGCTCATCGTCGTCGTCAAAGTGGCAGCAGATGCAGACGAAGAAGCTATCAAGGCTGCGGCTTTGGCGGACGAAAAGGTTCAGCAGCGCCTCGAAGGCAAGCAGATCGTCAAGACACTGGTCATCAAGGGCAAGCTGGTCAACCTGGTAGTGAAGTAG
- a CDS encoding DUF6526 family protein, giving the protein MPQEQSFQHHAKLDPLTHYVLVPIFFVNMIVATVWAWQHRTHHPLHNAWMIVMATALLLLTAKLRFYALGNQNRIIRLEERLRLASLCTPSELVELDSLTTRQLIALRFASNPELPALARRAVRENLEPKAIKAAIQSWRADHQRV; this is encoded by the coding sequence ATGCCGCAAGAACAAAGCTTTCAGCACCACGCCAAGCTTGATCCACTGACCCATTACGTCCTCGTCCCCATCTTCTTCGTCAACATGATCGTCGCCACGGTCTGGGCATGGCAGCACCGCACCCACCACCCGCTGCACAACGCCTGGATGATCGTCATGGCGACCGCCCTGCTGCTGCTCACCGCCAAGCTCCGGTTCTACGCGCTCGGTAACCAGAACCGCATCATCCGGCTCGAAGAGCGCCTCCGCCTCGCGTCGCTCTGCACGCCCTCTGAACTCGTCGAACTGGACTCCCTCACCACCCGCCAGCTCATCGCACTCCGCTTCGCGTCCAACCCCGAGCTTCCCGCTCTCGCCCGCCGCGCCGTCCGAGAGAACCTCGAACCCAAAGCCATCAAGGCCGCCATCCAAAGCTGGCGCGCCGACCACCAACGCGTCTAG
- a CDS encoding deoxyribonuclease IV: MAKKRIGAHFSTAGGVWTAVDRAVAAGANTLQIFSSSPRTWKSGVVKEADATKLKAARAEHDMGPLAIHASFLINLCSQTESVRESSVAALRAEVQQGLALGAEALVLHPGSWKGLTREEGLRLAVEGVEKAVEGIDFAGSPFEVLVENMAGAEFSLGGSLEQVAELVHRLKPCVPVAVCLDSCHIHVAGYDIVSAEGYAETMRQVEQTMGFAAVKVWHTNDAKAAMGSKLDRHEHIGEGSIGAEAFRRLLHDERFAHTAFIAETPSEEDGDNERNVMTLRVLSAG, encoded by the coding sequence ATGGCAAAGAAGCGGATTGGTGCACATTTTTCGACAGCCGGTGGTGTTTGGACGGCGGTCGACCGGGCAGTGGCGGCGGGAGCGAATACGCTGCAGATCTTCAGCTCCAGCCCACGGACGTGGAAGAGCGGCGTGGTGAAGGAAGCCGACGCGACGAAGCTGAAAGCTGCGCGCGCGGAGCATGACATGGGGCCGCTGGCGATTCATGCGAGCTTTCTGATCAACCTGTGTTCGCAGACGGAGAGCGTGCGCGAGTCGTCCGTGGCGGCGTTGCGCGCGGAGGTCCAGCAGGGGTTGGCCCTGGGGGCTGAGGCACTGGTGCTGCATCCGGGCTCGTGGAAGGGGCTGACGCGCGAGGAAGGTCTGCGGCTGGCGGTGGAAGGCGTGGAGAAGGCGGTCGAGGGCATCGACTTCGCTGGGTCGCCGTTCGAGGTGCTGGTGGAGAACATGGCTGGCGCGGAGTTTTCGCTCGGCGGCTCGCTGGAGCAGGTGGCCGAGTTGGTGCATCGGCTGAAGCCTTGTGTACCCGTGGCGGTGTGCCTGGACTCGTGCCACATCCATGTCGCGGGGTATGACATTGTGTCGGCTGAAGGGTATGCGGAGACGATGCGGCAGGTGGAGCAGACTATGGGCTTTGCCGCGGTGAAGGTGTGGCATACCAACGATGCCAAGGCGGCGATGGGATCGAAGCTCGACCGGCATGAGCATATTGGCGAAGGGTCGATCGGGGCTGAGGCGTTTCGTCGACTGCTGCATGATGAGCGTTTTGCGCATACCGCGTTTATCGCGGAGACTCCGTCGGAAGAAGATGGGGACAACGAGCGCAATGTGATGACGCTGCGAGTGTTGAGCGCGGGTTAG
- a CDS encoding CocE/NonD family hydrolase, with the protein MKKTLVSVAMLMAIGLGPVAVAQQGIGDDQLAKNYQPPAVERDYDKRVVMMPMRDGTKLYTVIFVPHGEHGLPIVLTRTPYDAAGHVRSSGVDAKHLIDELPLADEEFVKAGYIRVYQDVRGKHNSEGAYLMTPPPVGSGFNNTGADDTTDAWDTIDWLVKNVPETNGRVGMIGSSYEGFTVVMALLHPNPALKVAAPESPMVDGWMGDDWFHYGAFRQVNIDYYVGQTAHRDGGAMPLPRVGDEYTAFLKAGSAGEFGKALGGDQIPYWKFVQAHPAYDSFWQAQALDKLIAKVPQTVPTMWLQGLYDQEDMWGAIHSYRALEPKDTANDRNYLVMGPWFHSQVNRPGRSLGPMTWSADTTEQWRRDVLLPFFNQHLKADAPKAKTPPVWIYDTGADHWDSLQTFPVSCEQGCGTPTKKLYLGANGKLGFEAPAGEGRGEKFTEYVSDPAKPVPYRPRPVLEKDGMAWRTWLVTDQRFVDGRPDVLTFVSEPLKTPMKLSGEPTVHLMASTSGTDSDWVVKLIDVYPDREAGAEDEEDVSNGYELPMGIDIFRGRYRTSFEKPVAIKANEPLEYTFGLPMVERTIPAGHRLMVQVQSTLFPLYDRNPQTFVPNIFEAKPGDYKKATQKVWHTAGEASYISLPVVE; encoded by the coding sequence ATGAAGAAGACGCTGGTAAGTGTGGCGATGTTGATGGCGATCGGCCTGGGACCGGTCGCTGTGGCGCAGCAGGGAATTGGTGATGACCAGTTGGCGAAGAACTACCAGCCACCTGCCGTGGAGCGAGACTACGACAAGCGCGTGGTGATGATGCCGATGCGCGATGGCACAAAGCTTTACACGGTAATCTTTGTGCCGCACGGCGAGCATGGTTTGCCGATTGTGCTGACGCGTACGCCCTACGACGCAGCGGGGCATGTACGGTCGAGCGGCGTGGATGCGAAGCACCTGATCGATGAGTTGCCGCTGGCGGACGAGGAGTTTGTGAAGGCCGGATATATCCGTGTGTATCAGGATGTGCGTGGGAAGCATAACTCTGAGGGCGCGTACCTAATGACGCCTCCACCGGTGGGTTCAGGCTTTAACAACACAGGCGCGGACGATACGACGGATGCGTGGGACACAATTGACTGGTTGGTGAAGAACGTTCCGGAGACGAACGGCCGCGTGGGCATGATCGGTTCGTCGTATGAAGGCTTCACGGTGGTGATGGCGTTGTTGCATCCGAATCCGGCGCTGAAGGTGGCTGCACCTGAGAGCCCGATGGTCGATGGCTGGATGGGGGATGACTGGTTCCACTACGGTGCGTTCCGCCAAGTGAACATCGACTATTACGTGGGGCAGACAGCACATCGCGATGGCGGAGCGATGCCATTGCCACGTGTGGGCGATGAGTACACCGCGTTCCTGAAGGCTGGTTCCGCAGGAGAGTTTGGCAAGGCGTTGGGCGGCGACCAGATTCCCTACTGGAAGTTCGTGCAGGCGCATCCGGCGTATGACTCATTCTGGCAGGCGCAGGCGCTGGATAAGTTGATTGCCAAGGTTCCGCAGACTGTGCCAACGATGTGGCTGCAGGGCCTGTATGACCAGGAAGATATGTGGGGCGCGATCCATAGCTATCGTGCGCTGGAGCCGAAGGATACGGCGAATGATCGCAACTACCTGGTGATGGGGCCGTGGTTCCACAGCCAGGTGAACCGCCCGGGACGTTCGTTGGGGCCGATGACCTGGTCTGCGGACACGACCGAGCAGTGGCGTCGGGATGTTCTGCTCCCGTTCTTTAACCAGCATCTGAAGGCCGATGCACCGAAGGCGAAGACGCCGCCGGTGTGGATCTATGACACAGGAGCGGACCACTGGGACAGCCTGCAGACGTTCCCGGTGAGCTGCGAGCAGGGCTGCGGCACGCCGACGAAGAAGCTTTATCTGGGCGCAAACGGCAAGCTGGGCTTTGAGGCTCCTGCGGGTGAGGGCAGGGGGGAGAAGTTTACGGAGTATGTCAGCGATCCCGCCAAGCCGGTGCCGTATCGTCCGCGGCCGGTGCTGGAAAAAGACGGTATGGCATGGCGTACGTGGCTGGTCACCGACCAGCGCTTTGTTGACGGTCGCCCGGATGTCCTGACCTTTGTGAGTGAGCCACTGAAGACCCCAATGAAGCTTTCGGGCGAGCCGACGGTCCACCTGATGGCATCGACGAGCGGGACCGACTCTGACTGGGTCGTGAAGCTGATTGATGTTTACCCGGACCGCGAGGCTGGGGCAGAGGATGAGGAAGACGTTTCGAATGGGTACGAACTGCCGATGGGAATCGATATCTTCCGTGGGCGGTATCGGACGAGCTTTGAGAAGCCGGTGGCGATCAAGGCGAACGAACCGCTGGAGTACACGTTCGGGCTGCCGATGGTGGAGCGCACGATTCCGGCTGGCCATCGTTTGATGGTGCAGGTGCAGTCGACGCTCTTCCCACTCTATGACCGCAATCCGCAGACGTTTGTGCCGAACATCTTTGAAGCGAAGCCCGGCGATTACAAAAAGGCAACGCAGAAGGTGTGGCACACGGCGGGAGAGGCGAGCTACATCAGCCTTCCGGTGGTGGAGTGA